Proteins from one Malaya genurostris strain Urasoe2022 chromosome 2, Malgen_1.1, whole genome shotgun sequence genomic window:
- the LOC131430606 gene encoding calphotin-like isoform X3 produces the protein MGKAQSKRSVDITTDPSKDGGITEGTGKLEKIEDIDQIKSQPNGDAQHTEGGGSPVEDAATAAAVTAAPAATTEETKPEAEVAAAPVKAVEEPVVEAAVASPAQETAPVSAETTPATETAPAQNGESSEKEVVVPAVVAEVAAVAVAAPEPEKVPEPVKEPAPVVVEEVVAEPVAVVEVNKANEEQSQADVVPPAETPAVQTETKPDTIVVEQEKPVTVESDKPTVEAAAATEVAPEVAKVVAVETASAAPVVADHGDSTPPPPLPSNPPPSQVMAFVEASMSQGTNEPEPDSLNSVPEPTPLPEQEEKKQDKAEEQVVVVEEQKKQEEQVSPVEPVVVADQQVSVASVEEPAVEKIETKPVESVPSPAAVAETPAAPVVEENIVQKVAEVVQATPDVTEVKEVVTEVVDQILDKAVDKVDATASDAAVQESPKEQPATEAAVAVTEQPSPVESAPVTESPKKEEAVPEPKVEAPVAAEPVVEPVAPEPAAVEPVATEPAVVEPVATEVAVPEPIVAESAIPESVADEPAIPEPVAVVEAVAATPVIPEPAAEPVAAPVEVAKVEETVEKVAEPAPVTESIPEADEVSNTTDDLPPPPPPAVDDEPVPDSLPSPLPTIAAAAPAGEATDEQNLSVDISSPLPQNSLESLPSPPTLSQSDAMSLPPPPESPSATLTSLEATEQSLPAAPASELPTPPESTPPATVTESKPVQEEASPLVSEEKPVVEQKQETVTAVPAAEVTEVVIPAEPVATQEVAPAAVEPSAVVEKVAVVEEPSKKEKQVVEQKEQEETPAAAVPEKQQPAETAELVVKKQQNGTVENGTTENGTVENGQNGVHETSATESLNGDGEHKKEEKIPEKAVQLQQPPPAAEITAE, from the exons cCTGTTGAAGATGCTGCTACTGCTGCCGCTGTGACCGCTGCCCCCGCGGCAACAACCGAAGAGACAAAACCCGAAGCAGAAGTCGCTGCTGCCCCCGTGAAAGCCGTTGAGGAACCTGTCGTTGAAGCTGCTGTCGCATCACCTGCCCAAGAAACAGCCCCCGTCAGCGCAGAAACGACCCCGGCCACCGAAACTGCCCCAGCACAGAATGGTGAATCGTCGGAGAAGGAAGTTGTCGTCCCGGCCGTTGTGGCTGAAGTCGCCGCCGTCGCTGTCGCTGCCCCGGAGCCAGAGAAGGTACCCGAACCGGTGAAGGAACCGGCGCCGGTCGTTGTTGAGGAAGTGGTCGCTGAACCGGTAGCCGTTGTTGAGGTAAACAAAGCAAACGAAGAACAGAGCCAGGCGGACGTTGTGCCACCGGCGGAAACTCCCGCTGTTCAAACCGAAACCAAACCCGATACTATTGTTGTTGAGCAAGAGAAACCAGTAACCGTAGAGAGCGACAAACCGACAGTGGAGGCGGCGGCGGCGACGGAGGTTGCACCGGAAGTTGCCAAAGTCGTTGCCGTTGAGACCGCTTCTGCTGCACCGGTTGTTGCCGATCATGGTGATAGCACGCCTCCACCTCCTCTGCCCTCTAATCCTCCTCCTTCCCAGGTGATGGCATTCGTAGAGGCTTCCATGTCCCAGGGCACTAACGAGCCCGAACCAGATTCCCTCAATTCAGTCCCGGAACCAACTCCTTTGCCGGAAcaggaagagaaaaaacaagaCAAAGCAGAAGAACAGGTTGTTGTGGTAGAAGAACAAAAGAAGCAAGAAGAGCAGGTTAGTCCAGTTGAGCCAGTGGTTGTTGCTGATCAACAGGTTAGTGTAGCTTCCGTTGAGGAACCAGCAGTTGAAAAGATTGAAACCAAACCAGTCGAGAGTGTTCCTTCTCCAGCGGCTGTAGCGGAAACTCCTGCCGCCCCGGTTGTAGAGGAAAACATCGTACAGAAAGTCGCTGAAGTCGTGCAAGCGACTCCAGACGTAACTGAAGTAAAGGAAGTCGTAACCGAAGTAGTGGATCAAATTTTGGATAAGGCTGTCGACAAAGTGGACGCGACTGCATCGGACGCTGCAGTTCAAGAATCACCGAAAGAACAGCCAGCTACTGAGGCAGCTGTCGCGGTTACCGAACAGCCAAGCCCAGTCGAATCAGCTCCGGTTACCGAGTCTCCCAAGAAGGAGGAAGCTGTACCAGAGCCGAAAGTAGAGGCTCCCGTAGCCGCAGAACCTGTGGTAGAACCCGTTGCACCAGAACCAGCTGCCGTTGAACCAGTTGCAACCGAACCAGCCGTCGTAGAACCTGTCGCTACAGAAGTTGCCGTACCCGAACCAATTGTGGCGGAATCAGCTATTCCAGAGTCAGTCGCAGATGAACCGGCGATACCAGAACCCGTTGCGGTTGTTGAAGCGGTAGCTGCCACACcagtgattccggaaccggctgCTGAACCAGTCGCCGCCCCAGTTGAAGTTGCCAAAGTAGAAGAAACAGTGGAAAAGGTCGCTGAACCTGCTCCCGTGACCGAATCGATCCCAGAAGCCGATGAAGTAAGCAACACCACAGATGATCTACCGCCACCGCCACCACCAGCTGTCGATGATGAGCCAGTGCCAGATTCGCTTCCCTCACCGCTGCCAACCATCGCTGCCGCCGCTCCTGCCGGTGAAGCGACCGATGAACAGAATCTTTCCGTCGATATTTCCTCTCCACTCCCACAGAACTCGCTCGAATCGCTTCCATCACCGCCTACTCTGTCCCAAAGTGACGCCATGAGCTTACCTCCCCCGCCAGAATCCCCATCGGCCACACTGACCTCGTTGGAAGCCACCGAACAATCTCTTCCCGCTGCTCCCGCTTCCGAACTTCCCACGCCTCCAGAGTCCACACCACCAGCCACTGTCACCGAATCGAAGCCCGTTCAGGAGGAAGCTAGCCCGTTGGTGTCGGAAGAAAAGCCAGTAGTAGAGCAAAAGCAAGAGACTGTGACTGCCGTGCCCGCTGCCGAAGTGACTGAAGTAGTGATCCCAGCCGAACCGGTGGCAACTCAGGAAGTAGCACCAGCAGCAGTCGAACCATCGGCAGTCGTGGAAAAGGTGGCGGTGGTCGAAGAACCAAGCAAGAAGGAGAAACAGGTCGTTGAACAAAAGGAACAGGAAGAGACGCCGGCAGCAGCGGTACCGGAAAAGCAGCAACCAGCCGAAACGGCGGAGCTGGTGGTCAAAAAG CAGCAGAACGGAACCGTTGAGAATGGAACCACGGAAAATGGCACGGTCGAGAATGGACAGAATGGCGTGCATGAGACATCCGCCACCGAGAGCCTGAATGGAGACGGCGAACACAAAAAAGAG gaaaaaatTCCAGAGAAAGCAGTTCAGCTTCAGCAGCCTCCACCAGCAGCAGAAATAACAGCAGAATAA
- the LOC131430606 gene encoding calphotin-like isoform X4, whose translation MGAVKPVEDAATAAAVTAAPAATTEETKPEAEVAAAPVKAVEEPVVEAAVASPAQETAPVSAETTPATETAPAQNGESSEKEVVVPAVVAEVAAVAVAAPEPEKVPEPVKEPAPVVVEEVVAEPVAVVEVNKANEEQSQADVVPPAETPAVQTETKPDTIVVEQEKPVTVESDKPTVEAAAATEVAPEVAKVVAVETASAAPVVADHGDSTPPPPLPSNPPPSQVMAFVEASMSQGTNEPEPDSLNSVPEPTPLPEQEEKKQDKAEEQVVVVEEQKKQEEQVSPVEPVVVADQQVSVASVEEPAVEKIETKPVESVPSPAAVAETPAAPVVEENIVQKVAEVVQATPDVTEVKEVVTEVVDQILDKAVDKVDATASDAAVQESPKEQPATEAAVAVTEQPSPVESAPVTESPKKEEAVPEPKVEAPVAAEPVVEPVAPEPAAVEPVATEPAVVEPVATEVAVPEPIVAESAIPESVADEPAIPEPVAVVEAVAATPVIPEPAAEPVAAPVEVAKVEETVEKVAEPAPVTESIPEADEVSNTTDDLPPPPPPAVDDEPVPDSLPSPLPTIAAAAPAGEATDEQNLSVDISSPLPQNSLESLPSPPTLSQSDAMSLPPPPESPSATLTSLEATEQSLPAAPASELPTPPESTPPATVTESKPVQEEASPLVSEEKPVVEQKQETVTAVPAAEVTEVVIPAEPVATQEVAPAAVEPSAVVEKVAVVEEPSKKEKQVVEQKEQEETPAAAVPEKQQPAETAELVVKKQQNGTVENGTTENGTVENGQNGVHETSATESLNGDGEHKKEEKIPEKAVQLQQPPPAAEITAE comes from the exons cCTGTTGAAGATGCTGCTACTGCTGCCGCTGTGACCGCTGCCCCCGCGGCAACAACCGAAGAGACAAAACCCGAAGCAGAAGTCGCTGCTGCCCCCGTGAAAGCCGTTGAGGAACCTGTCGTTGAAGCTGCTGTCGCATCACCTGCCCAAGAAACAGCCCCCGTCAGCGCAGAAACGACCCCGGCCACCGAAACTGCCCCAGCACAGAATGGTGAATCGTCGGAGAAGGAAGTTGTCGTCCCGGCCGTTGTGGCTGAAGTCGCCGCCGTCGCTGTCGCTGCCCCGGAGCCAGAGAAGGTACCCGAACCGGTGAAGGAACCGGCGCCGGTCGTTGTTGAGGAAGTGGTCGCTGAACCGGTAGCCGTTGTTGAGGTAAACAAAGCAAACGAAGAACAGAGCCAGGCGGACGTTGTGCCACCGGCGGAAACTCCCGCTGTTCAAACCGAAACCAAACCCGATACTATTGTTGTTGAGCAAGAGAAACCAGTAACCGTAGAGAGCGACAAACCGACAGTGGAGGCGGCGGCGGCGACGGAGGTTGCACCGGAAGTTGCCAAAGTCGTTGCCGTTGAGACCGCTTCTGCTGCACCGGTTGTTGCCGATCATGGTGATAGCACGCCTCCACCTCCTCTGCCCTCTAATCCTCCTCCTTCCCAGGTGATGGCATTCGTAGAGGCTTCCATGTCCCAGGGCACTAACGAGCCCGAACCAGATTCCCTCAATTCAGTCCCGGAACCAACTCCTTTGCCGGAAcaggaagagaaaaaacaagaCAAAGCAGAAGAACAGGTTGTTGTGGTAGAAGAACAAAAGAAGCAAGAAGAGCAGGTTAGTCCAGTTGAGCCAGTGGTTGTTGCTGATCAACAGGTTAGTGTAGCTTCCGTTGAGGAACCAGCAGTTGAAAAGATTGAAACCAAACCAGTCGAGAGTGTTCCTTCTCCAGCGGCTGTAGCGGAAACTCCTGCCGCCCCGGTTGTAGAGGAAAACATCGTACAGAAAGTCGCTGAAGTCGTGCAAGCGACTCCAGACGTAACTGAAGTAAAGGAAGTCGTAACCGAAGTAGTGGATCAAATTTTGGATAAGGCTGTCGACAAAGTGGACGCGACTGCATCGGACGCTGCAGTTCAAGAATCACCGAAAGAACAGCCAGCTACTGAGGCAGCTGTCGCGGTTACCGAACAGCCAAGCCCAGTCGAATCAGCTCCGGTTACCGAGTCTCCCAAGAAGGAGGAAGCTGTACCAGAGCCGAAAGTAGAGGCTCCCGTAGCCGCAGAACCTGTGGTAGAACCCGTTGCACCAGAACCAGCTGCCGTTGAACCAGTTGCAACCGAACCAGCCGTCGTAGAACCTGTCGCTACAGAAGTTGCCGTACCCGAACCAATTGTGGCGGAATCAGCTATTCCAGAGTCAGTCGCAGATGAACCGGCGATACCAGAACCCGTTGCGGTTGTTGAAGCGGTAGCTGCCACACcagtgattccggaaccggctgCTGAACCAGTCGCCGCCCCAGTTGAAGTTGCCAAAGTAGAAGAAACAGTGGAAAAGGTCGCTGAACCTGCTCCCGTGACCGAATCGATCCCAGAAGCCGATGAAGTAAGCAACACCACAGATGATCTACCGCCACCGCCACCACCAGCTGTCGATGATGAGCCAGTGCCAGATTCGCTTCCCTCACCGCTGCCAACCATCGCTGCCGCCGCTCCTGCCGGTGAAGCGACCGATGAACAGAATCTTTCCGTCGATATTTCCTCTCCACTCCCACAGAACTCGCTCGAATCGCTTCCATCACCGCCTACTCTGTCCCAAAGTGACGCCATGAGCTTACCTCCCCCGCCAGAATCCCCATCGGCCACACTGACCTCGTTGGAAGCCACCGAACAATCTCTTCCCGCTGCTCCCGCTTCCGAACTTCCCACGCCTCCAGAGTCCACACCACCAGCCACTGTCACCGAATCGAAGCCCGTTCAGGAGGAAGCTAGCCCGTTGGTGTCGGAAGAAAAGCCAGTAGTAGAGCAAAAGCAAGAGACTGTGACTGCCGTGCCCGCTGCCGAAGTGACTGAAGTAGTGATCCCAGCCGAACCGGTGGCAACTCAGGAAGTAGCACCAGCAGCAGTCGAACCATCGGCAGTCGTGGAAAAGGTGGCGGTGGTCGAAGAACCAAGCAAGAAGGAGAAACAGGTCGTTGAACAAAAGGAACAGGAAGAGACGCCGGCAGCAGCGGTACCGGAAAAGCAGCAACCAGCCGAAACGGCGGAGCTGGTGGTCAAAAAG CAGCAGAACGGAACCGTTGAGAATGGAACCACGGAAAATGGCACGGTCGAGAATGGACAGAATGGCGTGCATGAGACATCCGCCACCGAGAGCCTGAATGGAGACGGCGAACACAAAAAAGAG gaaaaaatTCCAGAGAAAGCAGTTCAGCTTCAGCAGCCTCCACCAGCAGCAGAAATAACAGCAGAATAA